CTTGGCATCAACAACAACAACCACAACGTCTAGCAACATGTATGACAGCTGTCAAATAGAAAAATTACAGATTCTGCCCCCTTTGGTAATTAGTTTATGTCTCACAAACTACAGGTCCACTGTGCACAAATCTAGGTAGGCAAGTAGATCCACGAGTTCCCTAACCGCTGATAAAGTTTCAGCTCAATCGAACATTGTTTCACCATCTAAACTGCTCATCTACCGAAACTGCTTTGTGCTTATGGATGAAAACGGGATGGGAAAATCCCATACCGACTGGCACCGTATCCCATATAAACCGACCGTATACCATTTTGGCAGGAAAAACGGGAACTGGAAAAAAGGGGAAAAAATAGCGGTAACAGGAGCGGAAACAGGGAAGGTCTTTTCCTGACTGTTTTCGTGGTTACTGTATTTGATCCGGGAATTCCCGTTGGTTATTCCCGTATTATATGGACCTCCACCTCATATTGAGCCCACGTAAACATTCAGCCCAAACCAGTCCCACGCTCCCTCTCGGTCTCTCGGCCCGCGGCCTCCCAACGCCTCCAGTCCAACAAAACTCAACACTCGACAGACCACAGCCCCTCCAAACCCTAGCTTCCCCCCACTCCTCGTCTCCCCGGCCCTAGCTTCCATTCCACTGCCGCACGGCACGGGCGCACGCACGCCTGGCCGCCTCCTCTTCCACCGACCGCCGCACGGGCGCACACCGTAGCACCCCCCCCCCACTCCGTCGGTCCAGGGATCCACAGGAGGAGGCGGCACCGGCGTGGCGGCGCACCAGGCTCAAAAATGCCACCGACCGGAGGTGGTTCTGCTTCAGCTGCTGGCTCGTCGGCGTCCCAATGCTCGCTCATCCTAGAGCCGCCATTGCCATTGATGGTGCATACCACCACTCTTGCTCCTACTCCGACATCACGTACCACCACTCTTGCTCCTACTCCTAGAAGTGTAGAACGTGTGAATCTGTGAAATGTGATGCTGTGAGCCTGTGACCTGTGAATCTGTGAACTGTGATGCTGTGACTTGTGAATCTATGAGTAGAATGTGTTAGTAGATGAGTAGAACGTGATGCACTGATGACTGATGTAGTGTAGCTTGAAAGATATAGTCTGAATTGAAAGATATACTCTGACTATTGTCTTCATTTCTTTTATTTTTGTTGGCTGGATCTAAGAGGTCAAGGTCAACCAATGGAAGCCCTCCCCGTAGTCAAGAACATGGCTTGTGTTTGTCTAGTGCAACTCCTGCATCTAGCCCAACACCAATTGCTGCATTTTCTTTGCCAAGTGGAGGTAGCGGCAGTGGTGGTGTTGGTGGCAGTGGCACTGGTGGAGCAGCTGGTGGTGGCAATGGCGGTGCAGCTGGTGGCAGCGGCAATGGTGGTGCTACTGGTGGGCAGCAAGGTACAGATACTGCAAATCCAATCATTGTTGAGGGTGATGAGCCTCTGCCAAAGggaaagaagcagaagaagtgCACAAGTGCACATCTGATGTATGGCAGTATTTTACCAAGAAGAGGCTGGTCATCGAGGACAATGGGAAGACATATGTTCAGTTGTGGGCTCATTGCGATTTCCCAAGATGCAAGCACAAGGGCAGACGTGAGAGCAATTATGGAACAACGGGATTTTGGACCCATATGAGGGTGGCACATAGTATAGTGAAGGGCCAGCAGCAGCTCAAAGCTGAAGCAGACAATGGAAAAGGTGTCACTACTGTGGTACCATACAGGTATGGTGAAGAGGATAGCCTCAAAAATTTTTACTTGGCAATAGTGATGCATGAGTATCCATTTAATATATCTGACCATGAGTATTTTGTTGAGTTTATCAAATCCCTGCGTCCTAGCTTTCCAATCAGATCTCGGGTTACCATTAGGAAAGAAATTATGAACATGTTCTTAAAAGAAAAGGAACAGCTATATGCATACTTCAAATCTGTCTCTTGCCGGTTTAGTGCCACCATGGACATGTGGACTTCAAATCAAAACAAGTCTTACATGTGTGTCACGGTACACTGGATAGATGACAATTGGTGCATCCAGAAAAGGATTGTCAACTTTGTGCATGTAGAGGGGCGTCATACTGGGACCAAGTTGTCTGAGACATTTACTGAACTCATGGTTAAGTGGTATGTTGACAAGAGATTGTTTGCTTTGACCCTAGACAATGCATCAGCAAATGAAGTAGCAGTCAAAGATATCATCACTGATTTAAGGGCCAATGCTAGTGCTCCATCTTTGGTATGTGATGGACTGTTTTTTTCATGTGAGGTGTGCTTGTCACATACTGAACCTAGTTGCTCGAGATGGTCTGAGTGTAATCACACCCACAATTGAGAATATTAGGCAACTTGTACTTGCTGTCAAAGGATCTCCATTGCAATAGGAGGAGCTCATGAAGCgtgtgtaacgcccgcgtttttatcttatttaaattacattatcaatcactcgcttaaaaatcttttaaaccttttccgccgcttgagctcctgaagcccACCTCCTAATTTTCCaccgttccgacatcgcgcagtctcttcctctttttccgcggagctgtccgccccttttccttttccaccaacCCTGCCGTCCTgttacatcaccatcgtgtcgtggtcggccgcgtgcgcctgcccggccgcgaccgTCAGCGCCACGCGCGTgttctatcttttcttttctcatattttgtttaaatccattttatttctctcttctaatttttttcccagactcttttttttttgcgctggcttcctctttcttttctcccctgtgctgcctgctcgagctgtagcccgttccttgcgcgcacgcgcgggccagcgcacgacccgctgctgcccgtgcacgccaagccggcgtgcggcccgctgctgtGCCGGCCtgtcccgtcccgtcccctcaccctcgcagctcgcgctttgtccctgagcatcccggccgccattaatggcgaggctcctgtactgcccgtgacccccccccccacgccgGCCAccccccctcttcctctcggcctataaatcagaccccaagccgcccctcactccgcccacaccgccccaacacctctccccctctacctcacgctgcagctcgccgctgctgctcaccattgccgcccaccacctatcaccgtggacagccctccgtagaccgtcccCGCACAAGGTGAGGGCCGGaaccggaccccctcggcctcctctctactttttccccctccccgggtgttgccatgctccagggggccggcgcccatggcctggccgcccccctcctACTATTCCCCTCCCTCCTGTTCggtctcgaggaagaaggaaggcagacttgtgcataaccccctcaacttttccttcttatgcagtccgcagcccccatttcatgcgacattacGTTCtaaatcgattccaaactcgaccacgcatcaaatattctctccaagtcccaagatccacatccaacaaatataatagcctcctctatttttaatagaagctctctatttccctttttagctcatcggcgaactttgttttattgtgtgattgtttgtgtgttgtagccgacggtgtgaccgaggaggagcaggaccgcgagccggagcccgaagacccatacctcgaggaggagcttccggaaggctttgaggatggcaagtccaatcccatcctttgatgcatatttatcccagttttataaacgcaacctattggcctgttttataaaatgcatgttttattgcaagagagacatggttggatagccaccccttgattgttataactattccttgatgacctaggttaatgtctatataggatttgccctgttggacgttaactactgctagagatgcttattaccttttattcccttaattatattttaatcatgaccataaagcgctttaccgaaaataagggtgtgagtgttttaaaagataaaatgggattttgggaaaatcaaataaagatataacccgatgagatggacggtgttttctgtgtgaaatgccactggtgtgcttgtacctttgtggttgagcatggttgggagatgtccgtcttgtcaatgtaaggatgaactgaggtgtcatcttgcctaacccacttatcgtacaaccactcgaccgttgtgtgggcaacggcttagcataaaccccactagttgtcctgctagccaaaaggagagcgggtgagcaacgggagattatggagaagggatacgatctgtgtgagttatgtcccggttatgactttgttgataggtcattgaccccatggttgcttccgtgttggctagttagattcagctaaggtgggtaatggctttgttaggatccgccgcgacattaaggtggtcgtagtgcggtaccctacttgtgggtaaagtgtacaacctctgtagagtgtaaaatctattcgaatagccgtgtccacggtattggacgagctacggcatggtcacttcaatagacattttgggatgattggttttgtgtcgtgagttgttttgaaagtgtccggcagttgtgcagtgaaCTACTGTGGATGAGGAGTCCGGtagtattaaaacttggatcctttgtgtaggatcaaccccacttattattcgattactatagaaatgtcttgagaaaactcttttattaaatgaacccttgcatgtgtaaaacctcgctttatcgcaaatgaaccctagcctcctccttgatatatccatgcatgatctttcttattcccctccgcgggtgtggttggatttgTTGAGTACGTGtatactcactcttgcctagtttttacagaggaggatccgaacttcgtccctgaagacgtcgagtaggtcgtcgtcctgcacccaaccttgcctgtggttcagggtctccacaggaagcttaccatggcgcaagactctgatgttatcttagatttcgttggcactttggtttggtttgtagtccttatgttgtccctcttgatagtggcgcttcagtgcccgctacctcgacggtttgtacggtaatgaaccatctgatgtaataaatgtgttatcagcctcctgggactgatatttgtatcacatttaatCACCTCtgttgaggggacgcttcagcgtGCAACTAAGTGTGAGCTGGATACAAACAAGGGTCTTTCACTTGATGTTTCGACAAGATGGAATTCAACCTATTTGATGCTTCGAGATGCCTTGTACTATAAGAATGCATTCATGAGGCTGAAATCATCTGATCGTCGAGAGGTATGAAAAAATTACTCCATCTCCTAGTGAATGTACCATGGCATTCAAACTTTTCAAATGCTTGAAGAAGTTCTTTGATCTCATTGAACTATTGTCTGGTACTTTGTATCCCACTGCAAATCTGTTCTATAGATAGTTTTGTGAGACAAAAATTCTGCTAGATGATTGGTCTATTAGTCAAGATACCACTATTAGTGCAATGGCTACTTCTATGAGTAGGAAGTTTGAAAAATATTGGAAGAAGTCATCCACTACACTAGTTGTTGCTTGCTTTTTAGATCCTAGATATAAGAAAAGGCTTAGTTCTACATGAGAAAATTCTATGGCAATGCTTGTCAAGTTCATGTTGATGAACTTGTTGATGTCATCAAGAAACTGTACCAGTTCTATGCTGCTGAAGCACCCTCATCTTCAAGGCCTAAAAGTGGGTCAAATGAGCCTAGGGATACTGATACAGCAGACCTATTAGTTGACAATAGAGATGAGGAACTAGAGAGCTTCTTGTACGAGTCTAGTGGAGCTAATGGTGATGATATGAATGAGATGGAGAAGTATATGGCAGATCAGCCTCTGAGGCTTAGTGGTCAGTTTGATATCTTGGCATGGTGGAAGAACCTGAATGAAGAGTATCCTGTTCTTGCAAAAATAGCTCATGATTTGCTGGCTGTACAAGTCTCAACTACAGCTTCTGAATCTGCTTTTAGTGCTGGTGGACGTGTAGTTGATCCTTTCCGTAGCCGCCTTGATCCTGAAATGGTTGAAGCGTTAATATGCATGAAAGATTGGGTTGCTGCAGGAAGAAGAGGTTAGAAAAGCTCCTCAGTTTGCTATACAGAACTATAATATGAGTTTATGACCAATGTTTGCTAATTTATGTGTCTTGGTTTAACTTTGATTTTCAGATAAGAAGGTTGGTTCAATTGTTGGTGATCTTGAAGTTATTGAGGCCCTTGCTTCAAAGCTGAGGTGTGAGGTATTGTGCCTGCCAAGTTCCTTTAGAAATTTGATATTTTTCTTCTTGTTAGTTCTTGAAGTTGCTGTATACAAATTCTACCAAGAATATCTATATTTTGCTTCATGTGATTCCTGTATATTTGACTAATTGACTCTACTTGTTAACTTGTAGGACGATGATGTCGCAGACAGTGATGAAGAAGTTGATGGGCCACTTGCTGATGATCTGGATCTCAATGACTACTAGCAAAGTTGTGATCTGTTGGCTACTAGCTACTTCTGCCCAATGTGGCATGTATCTTTTATTTTTAATTTGGACCTTTGAATTGTGATCTGATCTGTACTTGGCCTGTTGGTGACTTGACTCTTGAAGTATGTTGCCTGTGTCGTGTGGGTGTGGCTCCTGGCTCGTGGCTTGGTTGTTCGTTGCTTTTCTGGAGACTTGAATGTTGCATGCATGTTTGTTTATCAAATTATCTATTCTGTGTATTGTTTGCATATGAATGATGCATGGTTGTAACTATTGTATC
The Panicum hallii strain FIL2 chromosome 6, PHallii_v3.1, whole genome shotgun sequence genome window above contains:
- the LOC112897622 gene encoding zinc finger protein ZIC 2-like encodes the protein MPPTGGGSASAAGSSASQCSLILEPPLPLMRSRSTNGSPPRSQEHGLCLSSATPASSPTPIAAFSLPSGGSGSGGVGGSGTGGAAGGGNGGAAGGSGNGGATGGQQGTDTANPIIVEGDEPLPKGKKQKKCTSAHLMYGSILPRRGWSSRTMGRHMFSCGLIAISQDASTRADVRAIMEQRDFGPI